Proteins from one Streptomyces sp. 840.1 genomic window:
- a CDS encoding Rieske 2Fe-2S domain-containing protein, producing the protein MEVSPEYGRTISEGPTPADAAGAPALPYPSGWSALAFSRELRPGTVLTRPLAGQDVVLYRLGSGELRAVHPYCPHLGAHLGLAKVDGDELTCPFHFFAFGPDGTCVRTGYGTPPPRSALTQLPVHEVNGAVFVWRHHDGRAPDWTVPRWHEIGHRPARTAAWELAGNVQEVIENSVDLGHFATLHGWARAEIGGPVVYEDAAFHVSMRAHETAPLVGSFTVDVEVDGYGLGCLHADVYTPRFGLRMCTMVMPTAIGPNRMQFRQLNRIAFTEPGRLPPPLARAVSRAAARLLDRAIFRSSCEFTAADFPIWHHKQYQQPPRLASGDGPIGPFRRWARRFYPPPPGNGPVPRPVRGEEEDTAVLS; encoded by the coding sequence TTGGAAGTGTCACCCGAGTACGGGCGCACCATCAGCGAGGGTCCGACCCCGGCGGACGCCGCCGGTGCGCCCGCCCTGCCCTACCCGAGCGGCTGGTCCGCGCTGGCGTTCTCCCGCGAACTGCGGCCCGGTACCGTACTGACCCGGCCGCTGGCGGGCCAGGACGTGGTGCTGTACCGGCTGGGCAGCGGGGAGCTACGGGCCGTCCATCCGTACTGTCCCCACCTCGGTGCCCATCTCGGGCTGGCGAAGGTCGACGGGGACGAGCTCACGTGTCCCTTCCACTTCTTCGCGTTCGGCCCGGACGGCACATGTGTGCGCACGGGGTACGGCACGCCGCCGCCGCGGTCCGCGCTGACGCAACTGCCCGTGCACGAGGTCAACGGCGCCGTCTTCGTCTGGCGGCACCACGACGGCCGCGCTCCGGACTGGACGGTCCCCCGCTGGCACGAGATCGGCCACCGGCCCGCGCGCACGGCCGCCTGGGAGCTGGCCGGAAACGTCCAGGAGGTCATCGAGAACTCGGTGGACCTCGGGCACTTCGCCACCCTGCACGGCTGGGCCAGGGCCGAGATCGGCGGGCCGGTGGTGTACGAGGACGCCGCGTTCCACGTGTCCATGCGGGCCCACGAGACGGCACCGCTGGTGGGCAGCTTCACGGTCGACGTCGAGGTGGACGGATACGGGCTCGGCTGCCTGCACGCCGATGTGTACACGCCGCGTTTCGGGCTGCGGATGTGCACGATGGTGATGCCGACGGCGATCGGCCCCAACCGGATGCAGTTCCGGCAGTTGAACCGGATCGCCTTCACCGAACCGGGCCGGCTGCCGCCTCCGCTCGCGCGAGCGGTCAGCCGCGCCGCCGCCCGGCTCCTGGACCGCGCCATCTTCCGGTCGAGTTGCGAGTTCACGGCGGCCGACTTCCCGATCTGGCACCACAAGCAGTACCAGCAGCCGCCCCGGCTGGCCTCGGGCGACGGACCGATCGGCCCGTTCCGGCGCTGGGCCCGGCGGTTCTACCCCCCGCCGCCCGGCAACGGGCCTGTGCCACGGCCCGTCCGCGGCGAGGAGGAGGACACGGCCGTGCTCTCCTGA
- a CDS encoding TioE family transcriptional regulator has translation MKQNLQSGERLRPVDLARGHGLSTQAVRNYEEAGILPAADRTPSGYRTYTPLHAGALRAFLALVPGHGHPRATLIMRAVNEGAAEHAFRLIDESHAQLLDDRRTLRDVESALRDLEPGTASEPHPPAGAGDAGAFIGPLAGKLGIRPATLRKWEGAGLVNPGRDPLTGYRVYDEADVRDARLTHQLRRGGYLLEQIAPLIAQVRSAGGLEPMEAALDDWRGRLSARGRAMLTGAAELDAYLRRRG, from the coding sequence GTGAAGCAAAACCTTCAAAGTGGTGAGCGGCTCAGGCCGGTCGATCTGGCACGCGGGCACGGTCTGTCCACGCAGGCGGTGCGGAACTACGAGGAGGCCGGCATCCTTCCGGCGGCCGACCGCACACCCAGCGGGTACCGCACCTACACGCCACTGCACGCGGGCGCGCTGCGCGCGTTTCTCGCCCTGGTGCCCGGCCACGGTCACCCGAGGGCGACGCTGATCATGCGGGCGGTCAACGAGGGCGCGGCCGAGCACGCGTTCCGCCTCATCGACGAGAGCCACGCCCAGCTCCTCGACGACCGCCGGACCCTCCGGGACGTGGAGAGCGCCCTGCGCGACCTGGAGCCCGGCACGGCGTCCGAGCCCCATCCCCCGGCCGGGGCGGGTGACGCCGGCGCGTTCATCGGGCCGCTCGCCGGGAAGCTGGGCATCCGGCCGGCGACGCTGCGGAAGTGGGAGGGTGCCGGACTGGTGAACCCGGGCCGTGACCCGCTGACGGGGTACCGCGTCTACGACGAGGCCGATGTCCGGGACGCCCGGCTGACCCATCAACTGCGGCGGGGCGGATACCTCCTGGAGCAGATCGCCCCGCTGATCGCCCAGGTGCGCTCGGCTGGCGGGCTCGAACCGATGGAGGCCGCACTGGACGACTGGCGCGGCCGGCTGTCCGCCCGCGGCCGGGCGATGCTGACCGGGGCCGCGGAGCTGGACGCCTACCTCCGCCGACGCGGCTGA
- a CDS encoding erythromycin esterase family protein, producing MATDIKGTTHAVEACAVMKLLPRRPRLLALGEPTHGAGTVLDARNKLFRQLVEQEGYRTIAIESDCLMGLLVDAYVTSGTGTLDEVMEHGFSHEWGAFAGNRELVRWMRAHNEDRPASERVRFSGFDGPLEITGAASPRQALTSLHAYLSAHTDTDLLPCAAGTLDRLLGSDEQWAEPAAMMDPARSFGRSAEARELRLLTDDLVALLDARTPQLIASDSHEGLHLARLYGRTAVGLLRYHFWMADTSPSRLPWLMSLRDSMMAANLLALAEQGPALVNAHNGHLQRDRSTTRMSGRPLEWWSAGALVDTRLGEEYAFLATVLGTMPHHGVSTPPPDSLEGLLYALPDDSRVVDAAGLAAALGGTRPAPRVSPYYGYSPLDPAHLDRIDGLVFVKDVPQS from the coding sequence ATGGCTACTGACATCAAGGGCACCACGCACGCCGTCGAGGCCTGCGCGGTCATGAAGCTGCTTCCCCGCCGGCCTCGGCTGCTCGCTCTGGGCGAGCCCACCCACGGCGCCGGCACGGTGCTCGACGCACGCAACAAGCTCTTCCGTCAGCTCGTCGAGCAGGAGGGCTACCGGACGATCGCCATCGAGAGCGACTGTCTGATGGGCCTGCTCGTGGACGCCTACGTCACCTCGGGCACCGGCACTCTCGACGAGGTCATGGAGCACGGATTCAGCCACGAGTGGGGCGCCTTCGCGGGCAACCGCGAGCTCGTGCGCTGGATGCGGGCTCACAACGAGGACCGGCCCGCGTCCGAGCGTGTCCGCTTCTCCGGTTTCGACGGGCCGTTGGAGATCACCGGCGCCGCGAGCCCCCGGCAGGCCCTCACCTCGCTGCACGCCTATCTCTCGGCCCATACGGACACGGACCTGCTCCCCTGCGCCGCCGGCACGCTCGACCGGCTGCTCGGCTCCGACGAGCAGTGGGCCGAGCCCGCCGCGATGATGGACCCGGCCCGCTCCTTCGGGCGGTCGGCGGAGGCCAGGGAGCTGCGGCTGCTCACCGACGATCTCGTGGCGCTGCTCGATGCCCGGACACCGCAGCTGATCGCATCGGACTCGCATGAGGGTCTGCACCTGGCGCGCCTGTACGGGCGTACCGCCGTCGGGCTGCTCCGCTACCACTTCTGGATGGCCGACACGTCACCGAGCCGCCTGCCCTGGCTGATGAGCCTGCGGGACTCCATGATGGCCGCCAACCTGCTCGCCCTCGCCGAACAGGGACCGGCGCTCGTCAACGCCCACAACGGGCACCTCCAGCGGGACCGGAGCACGACGCGGATGAGCGGCCGGCCGCTTGAGTGGTGGAGCGCCGGCGCGCTCGTGGACACCCGCCTGGGCGAGGAGTACGCCTTCCTGGCCACGGTCCTGGGCACGATGCCGCACCACGGGGTGAGCACCCCGCCGCCGGACAGCCTCGAAGGGCTCCTGTACGCGCTCCCGGACGACAGCCGCGTCGTCGACGCGGCCGGGCTGGCCGCCGCACTCGGTGGGACACGGCCCGCCCCTCGGGTTTCCCCGTACTACGGCTACTCACCGCTCGACCCGGCCCACCTGGACCGGATCGACGGGCTCGTGTTCGTCAAGGACGTCCCGCAGAGCTAG
- a CDS encoding SMI1/KNR4 family protein, whose amino-acid sequence MIGMSETTGPEENEVAGALTTPEEWRVFLKRYGELYVKVRADDDELADLLDDDQLEVLDRGGRLELWLGEAPAREDALVASEERLGVRFPPSLRGFFLTSDGWTHIEDYVDGVHSCGRVLWMRDSEAGGRVTDTYDSIPGNEDDVQLFRRSIEIARGEDFWLLDPSDVGPDGEWAAYEFAPKYGNPTKYPSFCALMRSGYESMEEDED is encoded by the coding sequence ATGATCGGCATGAGCGAAACAACTGGGCCTGAAGAGAATGAAGTTGCCGGTGCTCTGACCACACCGGAGGAGTGGCGTGTCTTTCTGAAGCGGTACGGCGAGCTGTACGTGAAGGTCCGTGCCGACGACGACGAGCTGGCCGATCTGCTGGATGACGATCAGCTGGAGGTTCTGGACCGAGGGGGGCGCCTCGAGCTGTGGCTGGGTGAAGCCCCTGCCCGGGAGGATGCTCTGGTGGCATCCGAGGAGCGGCTCGGAGTGAGGTTCCCACCCAGCCTGCGGGGATTCTTCCTGACGAGCGACGGGTGGACGCACATCGAAGACTACGTGGACGGTGTTCATTCCTGCGGTCGCGTCTTGTGGATGCGGGACAGCGAGGCCGGCGGACGCGTGACCGATACCTACGACTCGATACCCGGCAACGAGGACGATGTTCAGTTGTTCCGCCGGTCCATCGAGATCGCCCGGGGAGAGGACTTCTGGTTGCTCGATCCGAGCGACGTCGGGCCGGACGGCGAGTGGGCCGCCTACGAGTTCGCACCGAAGTACGGCAACCCGACGAAGTACCCCAGCTTCTGCGCGTTGATGCGCTCCGGGTACGAGAGCATGGAGGAGGACGAGGACTGA
- a CDS encoding DUF389 domain-containing protein — MAGVDADAVRRMTGTLFIERGVRSPGSTRFWGLLVLSAAIAGAGVVGDSTATVIGAMIVAPLMTPILGCALALVLARRRQVTRCLLLMLGGALAVVAIGMLLGWIVSPPDAYASNSQVASRISPRLIDLLAALATGTVGAFALVRADISDTLPGVAIAISLVPPLAVTGLLLTAHRYHDAGQSALLFATNVAAIVATGTVVFLVYGVRAGAERADMRVGEFRGRTLAAVVCVVVLVAAPLTAGTVTVARDRSLAADARPVAEKWAATGKWQIASVEARNGIVVIGVLGLPPQPAPTALRAALDDHGMRDADLELHLVGGRTHWCPADTDTCTVREGGRS, encoded by the coding sequence ATGGCGGGAGTCGACGCGGACGCGGTCCGGCGGATGACCGGAACCCTGTTCATCGAGCGCGGAGTCCGCAGCCCCGGCTCGACCCGGTTCTGGGGCCTGCTCGTGCTCTCCGCCGCCATCGCCGGCGCCGGTGTGGTCGGGGACTCCACCGCCACCGTGATCGGCGCGATGATCGTCGCCCCGCTGATGACACCGATCCTCGGCTGCGCCCTGGCCCTCGTCCTGGCACGCCGCCGGCAGGTGACACGCTGCCTGCTGCTGATGCTGGGCGGCGCCCTCGCCGTGGTCGCGATCGGCATGCTGCTCGGCTGGATCGTCTCCCCGCCCGACGCCTACGCCTCCAACAGCCAGGTCGCCTCACGCATCAGCCCCCGCCTCATCGACCTGCTCGCGGCCCTGGCCACCGGCACCGTCGGCGCGTTCGCCCTCGTGCGCGCCGACATCTCCGACACCCTGCCCGGCGTCGCGATCGCCATCTCGCTGGTGCCGCCGCTCGCCGTCACCGGGCTGCTGCTCACCGCGCACCGCTACCACGACGCCGGGCAGTCGGCGCTGCTGTTCGCCACCAACGTCGCCGCCATCGTCGCCACCGGCACCGTGGTCTTCCTGGTCTACGGAGTCCGGGCGGGAGCCGAGCGGGCGGACATGCGTGTGGGGGAGTTCCGAGGCAGGACGCTCGCCGCCGTGGTGTGTGTGGTCGTGCTCGTCGCGGCCCCGCTCACCGCGGGCACCGTCACCGTCGCCCGGGACCGCTCGCTGGCCGCCGACGCCCGGCCGGTCGCGGAGAAGTGGGCCGCCACCGGGAAATGGCAGATCGCGTCCGTCGAGGCCCGCAACGGCATCGTCGTGATCGGCGTGCTCGGACTCCCGCCGCAGCCCGCGCCGACCGCGCTCCGTGCCGCCCTCGATGACCACGGCATGCGCGACGCCGACCTCGAACTCCATCTGGTCGGCGGGCGGACGCACTGGTGCCCGGCGGACACGGACACCTGCACGGTGCGCGAGGGCGGGCGCAGCTGA
- a CDS encoding S8 family serine peptidase, giving the protein MHLSRSPRRRTAAWAAAALTVTGLLIGPPSAAAATGATAPVDAALLNAVDGGGEASFFVVLKDKADLSPAKGKRAHAAKAKSAFTELKAKAQTSQRSLNSFLDKKKAGHQDFWIANTVRVTGDENLVEELSKRSDVAQIVKEQHYKLDDIENRPSEAETNAAVKAASKAAATDEDGAPEWGVKDIKADQVWDEYQDRGEGIVIADLDSGVQYDHPDLVGNYRGNNGDGSFTHDYNWFDASGQCPTSAPCDNNGHGTHTMGTMVGKGGVGVAPGATWIATKGCETDSCSDASLLAAGQWILAPTDHNGKNPRPDLAPNIVNNSWGGGNTTFYQDTIEAWNAAGIFEAFAAGNAGDGSTCSTSEAPGAQAPSYGVGAYDSAGKIAKFSGFGPSLVDGSMKPNISAPGVDVRSTWPGSTYNTISGTSMATPHVSGAVALLWSAAPSLIGDIDATRALLNEGASDVDDTHCGGTAGANNVWGEGKLDIYSSVEKAPHSAGTVTGKVTDKAAGTALSGLSVQATDAAGTTRTTQTTTSGDYRLTLSAGTYSFTVSGYGFATSTVSGVEVTESEDLTQDFGLDAVASHQVSGTVKDVQGRPLVKATVEVSGTPVKPVTTGTDGTFTLPAVAVGRYTLTVTPAAPVLCNGVYAESVEVAGDTTEKIKLPVRTDAYGHTCTPATYSWVKGTKNVTLSGDEDATTISLPFPVELYGVPYTSASVTTNGLVNFMEPRLGDYSNVALPSVAKPNGTVAALWDDLILDKKSSVQTATKGDVGRRTFAVVWNNAAYADGSGDRATFEAVFDETTGAITLQYKTVDDRGVGATVGIENQTGVDALQYSYNQPVLTAGSAVRIAPEGK; this is encoded by the coding sequence ATGCACCTGTCCCGATCGCCCCGGCGCAGAACCGCCGCATGGGCGGCCGCAGCGCTCACCGTCACGGGCCTGCTGATCGGTCCACCGTCCGCGGCCGCGGCCACCGGGGCCACCGCCCCGGTCGACGCCGCCCTGCTCAACGCCGTGGACGGGGGCGGCGAGGCGTCGTTCTTCGTCGTCCTCAAGGACAAGGCCGACCTGTCGCCCGCCAAGGGCAAGCGCGCCCACGCGGCGAAGGCGAAGTCGGCGTTCACCGAGCTGAAGGCGAAGGCGCAGACCAGCCAGCGCTCGCTCAACTCCTTCCTCGACAAGAAGAAGGCCGGCCACCAGGACTTCTGGATCGCCAACACCGTCAGGGTCACCGGTGACGAGAACCTCGTCGAGGAGCTCTCGAAGCGCTCCGACGTCGCGCAGATCGTCAAGGAACAGCACTACAAGCTCGACGACATCGAGAACCGGCCCTCCGAGGCCGAGACGAACGCGGCCGTCAAGGCGGCCTCGAAGGCCGCCGCCACCGACGAGGACGGCGCGCCCGAGTGGGGCGTCAAGGACATCAAGGCCGACCAGGTCTGGGACGAGTACCAGGACCGCGGCGAGGGCATAGTCATCGCCGACCTCGACTCCGGCGTTCAGTACGACCACCCGGACCTGGTAGGCAACTACCGGGGCAACAACGGCGACGGCTCCTTCACGCACGACTACAACTGGTTCGACGCCAGCGGTCAGTGCCCCACGAGCGCCCCGTGCGACAACAACGGGCACGGCACGCACACCATGGGCACGATGGTCGGCAAGGGCGGCGTCGGCGTCGCCCCCGGCGCGACCTGGATCGCCACGAAGGGCTGCGAGACCGACTCCTGCTCGGACGCCTCGCTGCTCGCGGCCGGTCAGTGGATCCTCGCGCCGACCGACCACAACGGCAAGAACCCGCGCCCGGACCTCGCCCCGAACATCGTCAACAACTCCTGGGGCGGCGGAAACACCACGTTCTACCAGGACACAATCGAGGCGTGGAACGCGGCGGGCATCTTCGAGGCGTTCGCGGCCGGCAACGCCGGTGACGGCTCCACCTGCTCGACCTCGGAGGCACCCGGTGCGCAGGCTCCGTCCTACGGCGTCGGCGCGTACGACTCGGCCGGGAAGATCGCGAAGTTCTCCGGCTTCGGCCCCTCGCTCGTCGACGGCTCCATGAAGCCGAACATCTCGGCCCCGGGCGTCGACGTCCGCTCCACCTGGCCGGGCAGCACGTACAACACCATCTCCGGTACGTCGATGGCGACTCCGCACGTCTCCGGGGCGGTGGCGCTGCTGTGGTCGGCGGCCCCGTCGCTCATCGGTGACATCGATGCCACCCGTGCCCTGCTCAACGAGGGTGCGAGCGACGTCGACGACACGCACTGCGGCGGCACCGCCGGCGCCAACAACGTCTGGGGCGAGGGCAAGCTCGACATCTACTCCTCCGTCGAGAAGGCGCCGCACAGCGCCGGCACCGTGACCGGCAAGGTCACCGACAAGGCCGCCGGCACCGCTCTGTCCGGCCTCTCCGTCCAGGCCACCGACGCCGCGGGCACCACGCGCACCACGCAGACCACCACGAGCGGTGACTACCGCCTGACCCTGTCGGCCGGCACGTACTCCTTCACGGTGAGCGGCTACGGCTTCGCGACCTCCACCGTCTCCGGTGTCGAGGTCACCGAGAGCGAGGACCTCACCCAGGACTTCGGGCTCGACGCCGTCGCCTCGCACCAGGTCTCCGGCACGGTCAAGGACGTCCAGGGCCGCCCGCTGGTCAAGGCCACCGTCGAGGTCTCCGGTACGCCGGTGAAGCCCGTCACCACCGGCACCGACGGCACGTTCACCCTGCCGGCGGTCGCCGTCGGCCGCTACACGCTGACCGTGACGCCCGCCGCCCCGGTGCTCTGCAACGGTGTGTACGCCGAGTCCGTCGAGGTGGCCGGCGACACGACGGAGAAGATCAAGCTCCCCGTCCGCACCGACGCCTACGGCCACACCTGCACCCCGGCCACGTACTCCTGGGTCAAGGGCACCAAGAACGTGACGCTCAGCGGTGACGAGGACGCCACGACGATCTCGCTGCCGTTCCCGGTGGAGCTGTACGGCGTTCCGTACACCAGCGCCTCCGTCACCACGAACGGCCTGGTCAACTTCATGGAGCCGCGCCTCGGTGATTACAGCAACGTCGCGCTGCCGTCCGTCGCCAAGCCCAACGGCACCGTCGCCGCCCTCTGGGACGACCTGATCCTGGACAAGAAGTCCAGCGTTCAGACCGCCACCAAGGGCGATGTGGGCCGCCGTACGTTCGCCGTCGTGTGGAACAACGCCGCCTACGCGGACGGTTCGGGCGACCGCGCCACCTTCGAGGCCGTCTTCGACGAGACCACCGGCGCCATCACGCTCCAGTACAAGACGGTCGACGACCGGGGCGTCGGCGCGACGGTCGGCATCGAGAACCAGACCGGCGTCGACGCGCTCCAGTACTCGTACAACCAGCCGGTGCTGACCGCCGGTTCCGCCGTTCGTATCGCGCCGGAAGGCAAGTAA
- a CDS encoding VCBS repeat-containing protein: MRTHAPRRALRLASTLVAAGLALTAAPHALASDSSSPAMRLTAAQAKQLAAHANVDVYGDGTAAQDSTPDDAATGHGSSLQGAPAKAAPKAASGTDATDTPVTFTKKSALDGVRGLGATVPAGSHGYFTVHSLASIQLHKADGSTAWSRNSDSLYADWKIKNLRPWQTEFYPARVQMGYDAVSPFSPYSDQGYDTGDFTGDGVPDLVFSASVGMNPSTGVTIPGSTLTSGTVVTILDGASGNTLWSKVYAYAGQIKVVDGTLLVADSPQLNVRPPAGATGTLSGTRFSYADGALTPSSTWTYDTKETVEATWGALEDAGNGEVAASWNLHKSDTAAARGRTLVLDTADGSVVWQKDSELYGRQLHLDAARGRIVALEQADSTDAVRYQIASYDLVSGKRITLDTRINAFPTAMAIGDVTSGGGTEYAVSESTLDYDLFLNAGTIRVLSGSDGATVRWTHTTKRAPGNSRNAPATWHLDVVGGRLIAAAQDDTDSERAENIGSLRYGSLTAFDAKGKIAWRQAGLNASPMFQQPYRSGGADYVRTIDPQQNIHEYKVGNGKQQSLTPLQADLNYAQAADLDGDKKPDVVAGGTSDGVWAWSGPSLVKGAPKQLWKTTVPGAVLSVQTGDVTGDKTPEVIVAAETAVVVLDGTTGKILTTIDGGGQYVRSVTVADTDGKGKAEILVPTDALRVYNGNGKALWTYSAPRTRATCTSPTPRPVTARCTRSTPPRTPWPCPTPPRTVSRSTARRAPCAGPPTRRPLPRPSTGSCTARSWTTPSSHRRRSPTRTGTRSSTPGWR; this comes from the coding sequence ATGAGAACCCACGCCCCGCGGCGGGCCCTGCGGCTCGCCTCCACCCTCGTCGCGGCCGGTCTCGCACTGACCGCGGCCCCGCACGCGCTGGCCTCCGACAGCTCCTCCCCGGCGATGCGCCTCACCGCCGCCCAGGCGAAGCAGCTGGCCGCGCACGCCAACGTCGACGTGTACGGCGACGGGACGGCGGCCCAGGACAGTACACCGGACGACGCCGCCACGGGCCACGGCAGCTCCCTCCAGGGCGCGCCCGCGAAGGCCGCGCCGAAGGCGGCGAGCGGCACCGATGCCACGGACACCCCCGTCACCTTCACCAAGAAGTCCGCGCTGGACGGGGTACGCGGACTGGGCGCCACCGTGCCGGCCGGCTCGCACGGCTACTTCACCGTGCACAGCCTCGCCTCCATCCAGCTCCACAAGGCCGACGGCTCCACCGCCTGGTCCCGCAACAGCGACTCGCTGTACGCGGACTGGAAGATCAAGAACCTCCGGCCCTGGCAGACCGAGTTCTACCCGGCCCGGGTCCAGATGGGCTACGACGCGGTCAGCCCGTTCTCGCCCTACTCCGACCAGGGCTACGACACCGGCGACTTCACCGGCGACGGCGTCCCGGACCTCGTCTTCTCGGCGAGCGTGGGCATGAACCCGTCGACCGGCGTCACCATCCCGGGCTCCACCTTGACCTCCGGCACGGTGGTGACCATCCTGGACGGCGCCTCCGGGAACACGCTCTGGTCGAAGGTGTACGCCTACGCCGGTCAGATCAAGGTCGTCGACGGGACACTGCTGGTCGCGGACTCCCCGCAGCTGAACGTCAGGCCGCCAGCCGGCGCGACGGGCACCCTGTCCGGCACCCGCTTCTCGTACGCCGACGGCGCTCTGACTCCGTCCTCGACGTGGACGTACGACACGAAGGAGACAGTGGAGGCCACGTGGGGCGCGCTCGAGGACGCCGGCAACGGTGAGGTCGCGGCCTCCTGGAACCTGCACAAGAGCGACACGGCCGCGGCCCGGGGCCGCACCCTGGTCCTGGACACCGCCGACGGATCCGTCGTCTGGCAGAAGGACAGCGAGCTGTACGGGCGTCAGCTGCACCTGGACGCCGCCCGGGGACGGATCGTGGCCCTGGAGCAGGCGGACAGCACGGACGCCGTGCGGTACCAGATCGCCTCGTACGACCTGGTCAGCGGCAAGCGCATCACCCTGGACACCCGGATCAACGCGTTCCCGACCGCCATGGCCATCGGTGACGTGACCTCGGGCGGCGGCACCGAGTACGCGGTCAGCGAGTCGACCCTCGACTACGACCTGTTCCTGAACGCCGGCACCATCCGCGTCCTGAGCGGCTCGGACGGGGCCACGGTCCGGTGGACGCACACCACCAAGCGGGCGCCCGGCAACTCGAGGAACGCGCCGGCCACCTGGCACCTGGACGTCGTCGGCGGCAGACTGATCGCCGCTGCGCAGGACGACACGGACAGCGAACGGGCCGAGAACATCGGCAGCCTGCGATACGGCTCGCTGACGGCGTTCGACGCCAAGGGGAAGATCGCCTGGCGGCAGGCAGGGCTGAACGCCTCGCCGATGTTCCAGCAGCCGTACCGCTCCGGTGGCGCCGACTACGTGCGGACCATCGACCCGCAGCAGAACATCCACGAGTACAAGGTGGGCAACGGCAAGCAGCAGAGTCTGACACCGCTCCAGGCAGACCTGAACTACGCCCAGGCCGCCGACCTGGACGGCGACAAGAAGCCGGACGTGGTCGCGGGCGGCACCTCGGACGGTGTGTGGGCGTGGTCGGGCCCGTCGCTGGTCAAGGGCGCGCCCAAGCAGCTCTGGAAGACCACGGTGCCGGGCGCCGTGCTCAGCGTCCAGACCGGTGACGTGACCGGCGACAAGACGCCCGAGGTCATCGTCGCCGCGGAGACGGCGGTGGTCGTGCTCGACGGCACCACCGGCAAGATCCTCACGACCATCGACGGCGGCGGGCAGTACGTACGCTCCGTCACGGTCGCGGACACCGACGGCAAGGGCAAGGCCGAAATCCTGGTGCCGACCGACGCGCTGCGTGTCTACAACGGCAACGGCAAGGCGCTGTGGACGTACTCGGCCCCGCGGACGCGGGCGACGTGTACTTCTCCGACACCACGACCGGTGACGGCCAGGTGTACACGCAGTACACCTCCGAGAACGCCCTGGCCCTGCCCGACGCCGCCGAGAACGGTGTCGCGCTCGACGGCGCGAAGGGCACCGTGCGCTGGACCGCCGACCCGAAGGCCCCTGCCAAGGCCGTCGACGGGAAGCTGCACGGCGCGCTCCTGGACCACGCCGTCTTCGCATCGCCGAAGATCCCCTACGCGGACGGGCACGCGGTCGTCTACACCTGGATGGCGCTGA